In Portunus trituberculatus isolate SZX2019 chromosome 10, ASM1759143v1, whole genome shotgun sequence, one genomic interval encodes:
- the LOC123501794 gene encoding cuticle protein 7-like, which produces MSFLKVVAFTALVAAGSARPDSGHSAPAPAGGYGYTPPPPPPAKPEYSFDWAVKDEYAGLDFGQNEHRDGYNTEGAHHVLLPDGRVQKIVYKVNKDGGFMATVEYEGEIRHEPKGYGKAPAPVYTQPPAYGHA; this is translated from the exons ATGTCTTTCCTCAAG GTTGTCGCCTTCACCGCCCTCGTGGCAGCTGGCTCCGCCCGCCCAGACTCCGGACACTCAGCCCCCGCCCCGGCAGGAGGTTACGGCTATACTccgcctcctcccccacctgca AAACCGGAATACTCTTTCGACTGGGCAGTGAAGGACGAATACGCCGGCCTTGACTTCGGCCAGAATGAACATCGCGACGGCTACAACACCGAGGGGGCCCACCACGTGCTGCTTCCCGACGGCCGCGTGCAGAAGATCGTCTACAAGGTGAACAAGGACGGCGGCTTCATGGCCACCGTGGAGTACGAGGGCGAGATCAGGCACGAGCCCAAGGGTTACGGCAAGGCCCCGGCCCCCGTGTACACTCAGCCCCCAGCCTACGGCCACGCCTAA
- the LOC123501791 gene encoding cuticle protein 8-like — MALKIALLCTFVVAALARPDTPPDSYHAPEPSYHPPEPTYQAPAPSYRAPAPSYNAPSPVSPPKYDYNYGVADDASGNNYNAQETRDGYDTQGSYYVQLADGRLQRVTYYVNGDSGFVAEVTYEGEAQYAPQSYAPAPAPSYRPPPTPAYQ, encoded by the exons ATGGCTCTCAAG ATCGCCCTTCTGTGTACCTTCGTAGTCGCTGCCCTCGCTCGCCCTGACACTCCCCCAGACTCCTACCACGCCCCTGAGCCATCCTATCACCCGCCGGAGCCAACCTACCAAGCCCCTGCTCCCTCTTACCGCGCCCCTGCTCCTTCCTACAACGCTCCTTCTCCTGTA TCGCCGCCCAAGTACGACTACAACTATGGTGTGGCAGATGATGCTTCCGGCAACAACTACAATGCCCAGGAGACGCGCGACGGTTACGACACCCAGGGATCCTACTACGTGCAGCTCGCCGACGGCCGTCTGCAGAGGGTCACTTACTACGTGAACGGCGACTCAGGCTTCGTGGCCGAAGTGACCTACGAGGGAGAGGCCCAGTATGCCCCCCAGAGCTACGCACCCGCCCCCGCCCCCTCCTACAGGccacctcctactcctgccTACCAGTGA
- the LOC123501792 gene encoding cuticle protein 19.8-like: MALKFVLFSALVAAALARPDTPYHPPTPSYHAPAPSYHAPAPDAPPRYDYNYAVVDDNSGNNYNAQEARDGYDTQGSYYVQLPDGRLQRVTYTVNGDSGFVADVTYEGEARYVPQSYAPAPAPSYRPAPTPPTYQ, translated from the exons ATGGCTCTCAAG tttgtTCTGTTTTCTGCCCTCGTGGCCGCCGCCCTCGCCCGTCCTGACACGCCCTACCATCCACCCACCCCTAGCTACCACGCCCCTGCACCCTCTTACCACGCCCCCGCTCCTGAT GCACCGCCCAGGTACGACTACAACTACGCCGTGGTGGACGACAACTCTGGCAACAACTACAATGCTCAGGAGGCGCGCGACGGCTACGACACCCAGGGATCTTACTACGTGCAGCTGCCCGACGGCCGCCTGCAGAGGGTCACCTACACCGTCAACGGTGACTCAGGCTTCGTGGCCGACGTGACCTACGAGGGCGAGGCCCGGTATGTCCCCCAGAGTTATGCCCCAGCCCCCGCCCCCTCCTACAGGCCAGCACCCACCCCGCCAACCTACCAGTGA
- the LOC123501796 gene encoding cuticle protein 21-like — translation MGLKVVLLFALVAAALARPDTPYQPPASSYNAPAPDAPPRYDYNYAVVDDFSGNNYNAQEARNGYDTQGSYLVQLPDGRLQRVTYTVNGDSGFVADVTYEGEAQYAPQSYAPAHAPAPSYRPAPTPPAYQ, via the exons ATGGGTCTCAAG gtTGTCCTGCTTTTCGCCCTAGTGGCCGCAGCCCTCGCCCGCCCAGACACGCCCTACCAACCTCCAGCTTCCTCCTACAACGCCCCCGCCCCAGAC GCGCCGCCCAGGTACGACTACAATTACGCCGTGGTGGACGACTTCTCCGGCAACAACTACAATGCCCAGGAGGCGCGTAACGGCTACGACACCCAGGGATCCTACCTCGTGCAGCTGCCCGACGGCCGCCTGCAGAGGGTCACCTACACCGTCAACGGCGACTCAGGCTTCGTGGCCGACGTGACTTACGAGGGCGAGGCCCAGTATGCCCCCCAGAGCTACGCCCCCGCCCACGCCCCCGCCCCCTCCTATAGGCCAGCGCCAACCCCGCCAGCCTACCAGTGA